The DNA sequence TCCTGTTACAACTGAATGAGCAAACCAAGATAAATCCCACTTTCAAGCAGGACCAAGCAAAGAAGTCTTTCTAGAAGATCCAACACTTCTCCTCAATCTGGCAGAGGGACCTTCTTACTAAGAAACCACCCCTACTGGCTGAAGAACAGACTGTACAGGGACTCTCAAGATAGCCAAACACACATTCCACACCCCAAACACCTGTGTTCACCTTTTCCAACAGAGTAACAGCCCTCATTTAAATCTTACCCATTTGTAACAAGGATTCCCTGAGGgcagatgaatgaaaacatgcAAACTCAAGGCCTCACCTTGTGTGAGCTGGATCTGTTGTGGTACAGCGGCTGTGCATGGTGCTGGCTGGTACTCCGAGCCCCTGCGTCTCGGACAGGGTTACCAGGCTGGGATTTCCCCAGCCTAGCAATTCTTAAATCCACCCTCTTGCCACTAGCCTGgagaaaacacacatatataaccaCCAGTCGTTAATGATGCTTCTCACTTAAAAAAGTTATAGGGAGGGTCATTTTCAATGCACTTATCATCGCTATATCAGAGCCTCACCTGAGTGGGGACTGCAGGCCCCTGCTAGGGATGGGGCAGACGAGGGAGTTCATTTCAGGAGCTAATACTTTAAAACTTCTGCAGGTAAAAGAGCCACACACAGACCTCTTGGGTAAACCTTCCCTAGCCCTGGAAATACCAAGGACATAACCAAAGCAAAGCCTGGGTTCTGACCTCCCCATGATGTCTTAGAAGGGTAACTGTCTTTTTACACTCCCTCCCCTGCTAAATTGGCCTTGgcactgagagaaagagagcaaagaagaTAAAAGGACAAACGGATTCAAAACTGGATTACAATCCTTTGTGATTCCTGAAATAAATTCCAAGATGGCTCCTTTGAGAGTGATCATCAATGAAACTATGTGTAGCTCTGTTTCCACACACTACAGGTTCAAATCGAAAATAGGGATCAGCTTAAACAGTCCTGAAAAGAAGGATAACAAAGGTCCTGTAAAACAGGATTAGTActtatatacattacaaattGTGTGCGTATATATGTCATACGTGCACTCACacataaatgtaattttagaGGTGATGACAACCACATTGAATTTAGAGGTCCAttatctgtatttatagatctagATCTGAAACACAGATTCACATCTATTAGACTTTTAAGAGctattttatctttgcttttaacGTACAGGCCTCGTCTACTTGATGCTGATTCTTGGTCATGACTACAACTTCCCAAGTTTACTATCATTTCTAAGGGAAAATTTGACAGCCTGCTTTCAAGAAGCTGTGGTGGAAAGTAGAACCCTCCCCCATGACTACAGTCAGTAACGTTGAGAAATCACTCCAGTTTCAGTTCTCAAGTTGGAAAAGGAGTGaaaaccataattttaaaaaaagattttttttatttagttgagagcgAAAGCGagagggcagggtggaggggcaaaggaagagggagaagcagactcctcgcggagcagggagcccgatgtaggatctgagccgaaggcagatgctgaaccacggagccacccaggtgcctgagtgaTAACCAATTTTAAGGCCCTATTAAAGTCATTTACTTATTCAAGTATTTCATTAAACTAGTTTCAGACAATTCTTCAAAATAGCTGAAAGAATAACACTTCTCATGTGGCCAGAATCTGGGGATTTGATCTAACAGGTAAATGCCAAAGTAGAACGCTTACAATCCAGATATTTGAGATTCTGACACTTCCGAGTATTAGATCACACGGTGTGAAGGGTCAGAAGCCCCTCTGTGATCTCATTTCAATATTAAGAATTGTTTGCTTTACTGCCTAACCCTCACCACTACCAAATACTCTATAACCAGTAATTTAGCTTTATGGGAAGACCCCTGCTCATGCAAACCTATTAACAAACAAATCCCTGatcttttttgatttcttaaaagaCAGAATTCTGGGTGTGTGATGGAAGCGGACATATAAGCTTTAAACGATGGGCCAACGTTTGGGTTTAGGCTAACTGCCTATCTAACACTTCAGGGTTTCAAGCACAACAAAAGAATTCTGTTAaagtcaagatttttaaaaatgcaggatgCCTAAACGACAATACCTGTATTTCATTAAAAAGTGGCATGCCCTACTGCTGGGAGTATATACTGGTATGATCTTTCTAGAGGGAAGTTTAGCAAAATGTCctaaacttgaaaacaaaacattaaagtcTGTTGACAGGGGAGTGTTTACGTAAGTTTTAGCACAACACGCCTACTATACAGCTATATCATGATGCATCTATTTTCAGGGTAAGAAGTCCACAACATACAGCTGACGTAAAGAAAGGGTGGCAAACTCAGAATTTGCCAGCTGAGTGCATGTGTAAGTACCTACGTAAATATGTACCTAGTTATTGTAGgcatatacagaaaaatgtttgtAACGATGTTCTTCAAAACTTTAATGTCACTATCTTATGGACTTTAGACTGACTGTGATTTTgacttccttcttcattttctgtattttgtcttcCTTAGTCTCCTTTTCAGACATGGAATACATGTTATTCTCAGAAACCAAACATTAAGATGTTTTTCACAAAGAAACAACTTGAGCAATACATTATATTTCATATCATATATAAGTATCTGTATCCAAGTTTTTTAAACCTCAAGTCTGTGACAAGAGACCAACGCCTGAATCTCCCTCCTAATGCAAGATGGCTACCGGGTGGTGTGTGTTCCCATAGTTATAATGAACCAAACATTTGTGAAAAGGAGTAACTTAAATGGGATTTAAATTTGGGTTTTCTTACACAGTAGCTTAAATCTTCATTGTTAACTCTGTTTACTATACACTTTTCTCAGAGACTATCCACCTACTTTAATTCCTGATGCTCGATTATGTTACTGCTTGGTTTCCTTTATGTCAGAATGCTTTCTTGtgcttacttaaaacaaaacaaaacaaaacaaaacaccatataCATCTTTGTTTCACCCCTTTCACTGTAGGAGATACCCATATCATTAAATGCTCTGGTAGGATATAGAACCAGAAGGTCTGCTCtggattattttctattttttctatcttattttattaaaaaaatgttaaagctgttttctttttataaagattttatttattatgtatgtatgtgtttatttatttattggacagagagcaagagaaggaacacaagcagagggagtggaagagggagaagcagattcctggctgagcagagagccccgatgtgagactggatgccaggaccctgggatcatgcctgtgccgaaggcagatgcgtaatgactgagccagccaggtgcccctctactttaCCTATTTTAATGCTCTTATTGAAAATTTTTGTTCTCTAATAATAACCATCTTTACTTCACAGGGATACTGTAAGAACACACATTATGATGTGTTTGAAATGCTCTGAATGCTTTATAAAAAGGCACTACAGAGATAATGAGTTATTCTCAATAAAAACTGATTTTCCCCACTTGTATGGAGCTGAAGCGGAGAGTGAAAGTTCCAAGAGCAGGGAAGTCACAACTTTGGAACCACAGCTCCTTCACGCTTTGCTTGTCTCACCTGTTAAATGTGGACATAAATTGTTTTTTATGTCTGGGCTTAGGTGGAGCCCATGGAGCAAATGAAAAACCCATGTGAAAATATAGAGCCTTCACTCTATAAAGAGCAAGGCTAAATGTTCACAGGGATAGTTTTCCAGACAGGATGTTATCTGTAATGATAAAATAATCTATTGTGCGTTTTGAAGGATTTGGGGAGCCATGTTTGATTTCCCCCATGAAATATCAAACATCCCTCAGGTTCTCATGTTACGAAAACATCGACATAAAGGCAGAGCACGTGGAATGAATACCCGCGTGTACCTGAATGATCTGGGCGGCAAGCTCAGGCGTTTTGTGCTTCAGGTCATGTCCATTGATGGCGAGCACTCGGTCATTGCTGCTTAGCCTTCCATCGTGTGCAGCCAGGCCCTCTTCCAACAGATCAAGGATAAAAACACCTGGTTCATCGGTCCTTCGAATGAGTTTAATGCCAAGTTGTTCACCAGAGTCCCATTTGTGAAAGACTACGTGGAAGACCTCTTCCCGGGGAGAGCTACAGTCAAAGTGGCTGTAGGTCCAGTTCACAAAGCGCCGCTCTCGCAGCACGGTCAGGTGCAGTGTGGTACCTAACTCAGGGCTGGCAAAGAGCGGCTCTGACAGAGTTCTGAGACACATTGCTGATGTTACAGTTGTTgacctggaagaaaagaaaagaattataccAAGGTGGGACAATCTTTTATCCTCTCAACTGGTAAACATTTATATGCCATTTCCAAAAGAAACTGACTTTGGAAAATGATATACAGTcattatttacaaagaaaagccctctgaagatgttttaaaatgcacAGTTCCTAAGCTGCACTCACACTGACTAGCACGAGGTAGAGAATGGCAGTTAGGATCTCGGGCTTCAGTGAGGGTGCTGCATCAGAGTCCCTGGTCCTGCCGGTAGCGGGATGTCTGAGTATCTCCCTGAGTGGTGAGATGGGTTTACTCTCCGCTTCACGGGACCAGGAGGAGAATGCAGAGACAGCAGCAGCATGTGGCAAGTGCCAACAAAATACTAGTTCTCGGGGAACAGAAACTGAAGTTCTACTGGATTGATATGGCTTTCCAAATGAAAAACACTTACGCTGGAAAAAATACACCGAGTTTTAATCTAAGAAAAGGGACACATTCCAGATACACAACCTCATCTCAGATCAgtgttttttactttaaagaaaagcaggaaagcagGTAATTACAGTTTCACTCTGTTTAGCACTCAAGTGTAACATCTACCTAATACAACAAGCTTAACTCAGTACTCACAGATCATTTATTTACTAAACCTTATGGCCCCGAAAGGAGTATAGTGACTGATCCTGGGACATGAACAGGACTCAGAAAATACACCCAGCTTCAGTTATTCACCTAGTCAGAGGAAGAGGTTGGCGCAATTCTGAGTACTTCTCACAATTAGAATTCCTCTCCTCATCTGTCTGCACCAACAGCAAGCGGGAAATCGACATTCTCTTGGATGCGTTATGTGGCACAGGCTCTGGGTTAGGTGCTTGTGATTACCCAACGCCTTCAATCTTTTTCACGTGAGTCTATCTGAAGGAAAGCCTTCCCCCTTCCTACTCATCTCGGGTTGACCGTTTTGAGCACCACTAACttgaattttattgatttgggcctgttgacatcttttaaaattcaggcATCAAATGCCATAGACCTCACACATAAACTCGCTCTTCTCCCAAGTTTGCAACATCTGTGCATTTGGTTGCCATCAAGATCCTTGATGAAAAAGTTGAGTATCATAGGGTCAAGAAGAGAACTTTAAGGCAGCTTCTAAAAAACCAGCCTGACGTGGATTTGTTAGTCAAAACTCATCATTTCTGGTTATTCAGCTAAAAAGCCACTTATCTCTAGGTTCTTATTTTTCCGTCTTAAATCACATCTATCACAAATGACTTTACAAACATCTGGCTGGAATCCAGCGCTAGACACATGCAAGTATGTAGCCTCACACCATCTTTGTGATGTGGGCTG is a window from the Neovison vison isolate M4711 chromosome 5, ASM_NN_V1, whole genome shotgun sequence genome containing:
- the LOC122906940 gene encoding ligand of Numb protein X 2-like, encoding MEDFLLETRFFRSTTVTSAMCLRTLSEPLFASPELGTTLHLTVLRERRFVNWTYSHFDCSSPREEVFHVVFHKWDSGEQLGIKLIRRTDEPGVFILDLLEEGLAAHDGRLSSNDRVLAINGHDLKHKTPELAAQIIQASGKRVDLRIARLGKSQPGNPVRDAGARSTSQHHAQPLYHNRSSSHKLSVKVVKISLHPFHDRAFS